One window of Sphingobacteriales bacterium genomic DNA carries:
- a CDS encoding glycoside hydrolase family 13 protein codes for MKYFYSIFQFILVSWFSLSPTLFAQQKVELYPPNWWVGMKWNKVQLLARSDNGSFNQQEVSINHRGISIEKVHRLENGKYMAIDLNIAPDAQTGQVNVQFSGGKGRPQNVVWTLQARRPGNGTDFAKGVTSSDFIYLLMPDRFSNGNPDNDRIAGMRDQTLNRDSIFHRHGGDLQGVINHLDYLEELGVTTVWMTPPIENDMPNRTEHGYACTNHYRIDPRHGGNEAYKQLSDALHSRGMKLIQDAVYNHVGSYHFTILEPPMKDWVHQWPQYTNTTYKDQTLFDPYASEIDRKKMTDGWFVPTMPDINQNNPYAANFLIQHALWSVEEFGVDGFRIDTYTYNDLLFMNRCNQALVDEYPNITMFGETWVHGMLNQAYFVENNLDIPFKSNLQGVTDFQTNLYGITKAVNEPFGWTEGVNRLYTTLCSDYVYKDPMRNVIFLDNHDKTRFFTEVGENLNKHRMGLAWLLTCRGIPQMYYGTEVLMSGSTHPFDGFVRLDFPGGWQGDKVNAFTRQGLSKKQSETLDYVTTLANYRKKSSAIKTGKFMHYVPQDGLYVYFRYDEHQTVMCIMNTSDKAKVVNFADYAERTQGFSHAIGIGNIPQAYHLTEPLSVDSYNMLVLELKR; via the coding sequence ATGAAATATTTCTATTCAATTTTTCAGTTCATTTTAGTTAGTTGGTTTTCTTTATCCCCGACTTTATTCGCTCAACAAAAAGTAGAACTTTACCCCCCAAATTGGTGGGTGGGAATGAAATGGAACAAGGTACAACTGCTTGCCCGCTCCGACAACGGCAGCTTCAATCAACAGGAGGTTTCTATCAATCATAGGGGCATCAGCATCGAAAAAGTACACCGTCTCGAAAACGGTAAGTATATGGCCATTGACCTGAACATTGCCCCGGATGCCCAAACGGGGCAGGTGAATGTTCAGTTTTCGGGAGGTAAAGGAAGACCTCAAAACGTAGTTTGGACACTTCAGGCGCGCCGACCCGGAAACGGTACCGATTTTGCCAAAGGGGTTACTTCATCTGATTTTATTTACCTCCTGATGCCCGACCGCTTTAGCAATGGCAACCCTGACAACGATCGTATTGCCGGAATGCGCGATCAAACCTTAAACCGCGATTCTATTTTTCACCGGCATGGGGGCGACTTGCAGGGAGTAATCAATCACCTCGATTATCTCGAAGAACTTGGCGTAACGACTGTGTGGATGACCCCGCCCATTGAAAACGACATGCCCAACCGCACCGAACATGGCTATGCCTGTACCAACCACTATAGAATAGACCCCCGCCACGGAGGAAATGAAGCCTACAAACAACTAAGCGATGCCCTTCACAGTCGCGGTATGAAATTAATACAAGATGCTGTTTACAACCATGTAGGAAGCTACCATTTTACCATCTTAGAACCACCCATGAAAGACTGGGTGCATCAATGGCCGCAATACACCAACACCACCTATAAAGACCAAACTTTGTTTGACCCTTATGCTTCAGAAATAGACCGGAAAAAAATGACAGACGGGTGGTTTGTACCTACAATGCCCGACATTAACCAAAACAATCCTTATGCCGCCAATTTTTTGATCCAGCATGCTCTTTGGAGCGTGGAGGAGTTTGGCGTAGATGGTTTTAGAATTGATACCTATACCTACAACGACCTCCTGTTTATGAACCGTTGTAACCAAGCACTCGTTGACGAATACCCCAATATCACTATGTTTGGTGAAACCTGGGTGCATGGCATGCTCAATCAGGCTTATTTTGTCGAAAACAACCTCGATATTCCTTTTAAAAGTAATCTTCAGGGAGTAACCGATTTTCAAACCAACCTCTATGGCATTACTAAAGCAGTTAACGAACCCTTTGGATGGACTGAAGGAGTGAACCGCCTATACACTACCCTTTGCAGTGATTATGTGTACAAAGACCCGATGCGTAATGTCATCTTTTTAGACAACCACGATAAAACCCGTTTTTTTACCGAAGTAGGAGAAAATCTGAATAAACATAGAATGGGTTTGGCATGGTTGCTCACCTGCCGGGGAATTCCTCAAATGTATTACGGCACTGAAGTGTTGATGAGCGGCTCTACCCACCCTTTTGATGGCTTTGTAAGGCTCGACTTTCCGGGCGGTTGGCAGGGCGACAAGGTCAACGCATTTACTCGTCAGGGTTTAAGCAAAAAACAATCCGAAACACTGGACTATGTTACGACACTTGCCAATTACCGGAAAAAATCATCTGCTATCAAAACCGGAAAATTCATGCACTATGTGCCGCAGGATGGTTTATACGTATATTTCAGGTATGATGAACACCAAACCGTGATGTGTATCATGAATACCTCCGACAAAGCCAAAGTTGTAAACTTTGCCGATTATGCCGAAAGAACCCAAGGTTTTAGCCATGCTATCGGCATCGGCAATATTCCGCAAGCCTACCATCTGACCGAACCGCTTTCTGTTGACAGTTACAATATGCTGGTATTGGAACTGAAAAGATAA